Proteins found in one Flavobacteriales bacterium genomic segment:
- a CDS encoding VCBS repeat-containing protein, with product MYKNNGSAASASFGAMQANPFGLTGQYTMFKAVADIDGDGDMDILASAQDYSTYTNQFLYFENTGTAQNPSFGTPQINPWGLASPATAYILVSELVDLDNDGDFDLLAQDAYYGNFFYYQNNGSDSNPSFGAVQANPFGLTSPGLGVGYSR from the coding sequence ATGTACAAGAACAACGGATCGGCCGCTAGTGCCAGCTTTGGTGCCATGCAAGCGAATCCGTTTGGCTTGACCGGGCAGTATACCATGTTCAAGGCGGTAGCCGACATCGATGGCGATGGCGATATGGACATTTTGGCTTCGGCTCAGGATTACTCGACCTACACGAATCAATTCTTGTATTTCGAGAATACCGGTACGGCTCAGAACCCAAGCTTTGGAACTCCTCAGATAAACCCATGGGGACTTGCCTCACCGGCGACGGCGTACATTTTGGTTTCCGAATTAGTCGACTTGGATAACGACGGAGACTTTGACCTATTGGCTCAGGATGCATATTACGGGAACTTCTTCTACTACCAGAATAACGGAAGCGATTCGAACCCGAGTTTTGGAGCCGTGCAAGCGAATCCATTTGGGCTTACGAGCCCCGGGTTGGGTGTGGGGTATTCTCGATAG
- a CDS encoding FIST C-terminal domain-containing protein, translating into MQFIFVVSDGQKVNGSELMEGMNTAVNNEVPISGGLAGDGADFQKTVVGLNENIGEGLIAAIGFYGADLVVGYGFKGGWSSFGPSRTITKSKANVLYEIDGTSALDLYKKSLGEYAEKLPGFALLFPLALRADGEDSEVVRTILTIDQDEKSMTFAGNMPEGSVVRLMKANLDHLVDAAFDAVEHSVQEEVIQGDQLSILISCVGRKIIFGNRIDEEIDAARETLGDDAVITGFYSYGEISPFQPLHSCSLHN; encoded by the coding sequence TTGCAGTTCATTTTCGTTGTCTCGGACGGACAAAAAGTAAACGGGTCAGAACTCATGGAAGGGATGAATACGGCGGTGAATAACGAAGTGCCTATTTCGGGCGGACTCGCGGGCGACGGGGCCGATTTTCAAAAAACCGTTGTCGGACTCAATGAAAACATCGGTGAAGGACTCATCGCGGCCATCGGTTTCTACGGTGCCGATCTCGTGGTCGGCTACGGATTCAAAGGTGGCTGGAGCAGTTTTGGCCCGTCGCGCACGATCACTAAATCCAAAGCCAATGTGCTTTACGAGATCGATGGCACCAGCGCTCTCGACCTCTACAAGAAATCCCTCGGTGAGTATGCGGAGAAGCTCCCGGGATTCGCTCTTTTATTTCCTCTGGCCCTACGGGCCGATGGGGAAGACAGCGAGGTGGTCCGCACTATTCTGACCATTGATCAGGACGAAAAATCGATGACCTTTGCCGGAAACATGCCCGAGGGAAGCGTCGTTCGCCTTATGAAAGCAAACCTCGATCACTTGGTTGATGCCGCCTTCGATGCGGTCGAACATTCGGTTCAAGAGGAAGTTATTCAAGGTGATCAACTCTCCATTTTGATCTCCTGCGTTGGTCGAAAGATCATCTTTGGAAATAGAATCGATGAAGAAATAGATGCAGCACGCGAAACCTTGGGCGACGATGCCGTGATCACCGGCTTCTATAGCTATGGCGAAATTAGCCCGTTTCAACCGCTGCACAGTTGCTCTTTGCACAACTAA